One Mercurialis annua linkage group LG3, ddMerAnnu1.2, whole genome shotgun sequence DNA window includes the following coding sequences:
- the LOC126673547 gene encoding nucleobase-ascorbate transporter 2 → MAAPKPEEISHPAMDQLQGLEYCIDSNPSWCEAIALGFQHYILALGTAVMIPSFLVPLMGGTHGDKIRVIQTLLFVEGINTLLQTLFGTRLPTVIGGSYAFMVPIISIIHDPSLMNIPDDHMRFLYTMRAVQGALIVSSSIQIILGYSQLWAICSRFFSPLGMVPVISLVGFGLFDRGFPVVGRCVEIGIPMLIMFMAFSQYLKNFQTKQLPILERFALIISITVIWAYAHLLTASGAYKHRPELTQVNCRTDKAFLISSAPWIKIPYPLQWGAPTFDAGHCFGMMAAVFVSMIESTGAYKAASRLASATPPPAHVLSRGIGWQGIGILLNGLFGTLSGSTVSIENVGLLGSTRVGSRRVIQISAGFMLFFSMLGKFGALFASIPFPIFAAVYCVLFGLVASVGLSFLQFTNMNSMRNLFIVGVAFFLGLSVPEYFREYTAKAFHGPAHTKAGWFNDFLNTIFFSSPTVAMIVAVFLDNTLEYKDSARDRGMPWWDKFRTFKGDSRNEEFYTLPFNLNRFFPPS, encoded by the exons ATGGCAGCTCCTAAACCAGAAGAGATTAGTCACCCAGCAATGGACCAACTTCAGGGTTTAGAGTACTGTATTGACTCTAATCCATCTTGGT GTGAAGCCATAGCTTTGGGGTTTCAGCATTACATTTTAGCATTAGGAACTGCTGTTATGATCCCATCCTTTCTTGTTCCATTAATGGGTGGAACTCAT GGTGATAAAATAAGAGTGATACAGACTCTGCTATTTGTTGAAGGGATCAATACATTACTACAAACACTATTTGGAACAAGATTACCAACTGTGATTGGAGGGTCTTATGCATTTATGGTCCCTATCATTTCAATTATTCATGACCCTTCTTTAATGAACATTCCTGACGATCACATG AGATTTCTTTATACCATGAGAGCAGTCCAAGGGGCTTTAATAGTATCATCAAGCATACAAATAATTTTGGGGTACAGTCAGCTGTGGGCCATTTGTTCCAG GTTTTTTAGTCCTCTTGGAATGGTTCCAGTCATTTCATTGGTGGGATTTGGTCTGTTTGACAGAGGCTTCCCTGTG GTTGGAAGATGTGTGGAGATTGGCATCCCCATGCTTATCATGTTCATGGCATTTTCCCAG TATTTGAAGAACTTTCAGACGAAACAATTACCAATACTAGAGCGGTTTGCTCTCATCATATCAATCACAGTGATATGGGCATATGCGCATCTTTTGACAGCCAGTGGAGCATACAAACACCGTCCAGAGCTTACTCAAGTTAACTGTCGAACCGACAAGGCCTTTCTCATTTCTTCTGCTCCATG GATAAAGATTCCATATCCGCTGCAGTGGGGTGCTCCAACTTTTGATGCTGGCCATTGTTTTGGAATGATGGCTGCTGTTTTTGTCTCAATGATTGAG TCAACTGGAGCATACAAAGCTGCTTCACGTCTCGCTAGTGCTACACCACCTCCAGCTCATGTGCTTAGCCGCGGAATTGGCTGGCAGGGTATTGGTATCCTACTGAACGGACTCTTTGGAACATTGAGTGGCTCAACCGTCTCTAT AGAAAATGTGGGGTTGCTCGGAAGTACTCGTGTTGGTAGTCGCAGAGTTATCCAAATCTCAGCTGGTTTTATGTTATTCTTCTCGATGTTAG GAAAATTCGGAGCTTTGTTTGCATCGATACCTTTTCCTATATTTGCTGCTGTCTATTGTGTTTTGTTTGGTCTTGTTG CTTCTGTGGGGCTATCATTCTTGCAATTCACGAATATGAACTCAATGAGGAACCTTTTCATTGTCGGTGTTGCTTTTTTTCTTGGTTTATCTGTGCCTGAGTACTTCAGAGAATACACAGCTAAAGCCTTTCATGGTCCTGCTCATACAAAAGCTGGATGG TTCAATGATTTCCTGAACACAATCTTCTTCTCATCCCCAACTGTTGCGATGATTGTTGCGGTTTTCCTGGACAACACGCTGGAGTACAAGGATAGTGCCAGAGACAGAGGAATGCCATGGTGGGATAAATTCAGGACATTTAAAGGAGACAGTAGGAATGAAGAGTTCTACACTCTTCCGTTCAATCTAAATCGATTTTTCCCTCCGTCTTGA
- the LOC126673546 gene encoding O-fucosyltransferase 8 isoform X3: MYSRLLNLASSALAEKELKNEKPNYWEEPNQKASVWKPCADQKILRKSEKPDKSNGYIMVSANGGLNQQRVAICNAVALASLLNATLVLPRFLYSNVWKDPSQFGDIYQEEHFMQIMKDDIDVVKELPSHLKTLDFEAIGSLITDADIEKEAKPVDYLEKVLPVLLRNGVVHLLGFGNRLGFDPVPSNLQTLRCKCNFHALKFVPKIQQVGSLLITRIRKYDSAHSMLDKQLLGDFMRDNSSNMNDQIKEPSKYLALHLRFEVDMIAYSLCEFGGGEDEKRELKAYRESHFPLLIERLKNSKPISTSELRKLGRCPLTPEEAALVLAGLGFKRGTYIYLAGSQMYGGKSRMYPLTSLYPNLVTKETLLTASELAPFRNFSSQMAALDFIACATSDVFALTDSGSQLSSLVTGFRTYYGDGHAPTLRPNKRRLASILSNNSTISWNNFEDRVRKMIEEGQRVRVRSFGRSIYRQPRCPECMCK; this comes from the exons ATGTATAGTCGACTCCTAAACTTGGCTTCTAGTGCTCTGGCAGAG AAAGAGCTCAAGAATGAGAAACCAAACTACTGGGAGGAACCAAACCAGAAGGCATCTGTTTGGAAACCCTGTGCAGATCAGAAGATTTTAAGAAAATCAG AAAAACCTGACAAAAGCAACGGTTATATAATGGTCAGCGCCAACGGGGGTCTCAATCAACAAAGAGTAGCT ATATGTAATGCTGTTGCTTTGGCATCCTTACTCAATGCAACTCTAGTTCTTCCCAGATTTCTCTACAGCAATGTATGGAAGGATCCTAG CCAATTTGGAGATATCTACCAAGAGGAGCACTTTATGCAGATCATGAAGGATGATATTGATGTAGTAAAGGAACTTCCTTCTCATCTGAAAACCTTAGATTTTGAAGCAATTGGTAGCCTC ATCACCGACGCTGATATTGAGAAGGAGGCAAAACCCGTTGATTACCTTGAGAAAGTGCTTCCTGTCCTATTGCGGAATGGAGTTGTTCATTTACTTGGATTTGGAAACCGTCTTGGCTTTGATCCAGTACCTTCTAACCTTCAA ACATTAAGGTGCAAATGTAACTTCCATGCATTAAAGTTTGTTCCGAAAATTCAACAAGTTGGATCACTGCTGATCACAAGAATACGGAAATATGATTCTGCACACAGCATGTTAGACAAACAATTACTCGGAGATTTTATGCGTGACAATTCGTCGAATATGAATGATCAAATAAAAGAGCCATCTAAATATCTTGCTTTGCACTTGAGATTTGAAGTAGACATGATTGCATATTCCTTATGCGAATTTGGAGGCGGAGAAGATGAGAAAAGAGAACTCAAAGCTTATAGAGAGAGCCATTTTCCGCTGCTCATTGAACGGTTGAAAAACTCAAA GCCTATCTCTACATCAGAGTTAAGAAAGTTAGGAAGATGTCCATTAACACCAGAAGAAGCTGCACTTGTTCTTGCTGGTCTCGGGTTTAAGCGTGGAACTTACATTTATCTCGCGGGGTCTCAAATGTATGGTGGAAAATCTAGAATGTATCCCTTGACCAGTCTCTACCCAAATTTGGTAACAAAAGAAACTCTCCTCACAGCCAGTGAACTTGCTCCTTTTAGGAATTTCTCTTCACAG ATGGCGGCTTTGGACTTTATTGCGTGTGCAACTTCTGATGTCTTTGCGTTGACTGATTCTGGGAGCCAACTATCATCCTTAGTGACTGGTTTTCGGACTTATTACGGCGATGGGCACGCCCCCACATTGCGGCCAAACAAGAGGAGGCTAGCATCAATTTTGTCAAATAATAGCACCATATCTTGGAACAATTTTGAAGATAGGGTAAGGAAGATGATAGAGGAAGGTCAAAGGGTTCGTGTTCGGAGTTTTGGTCGAAGCATTTATCGGCAACCAAGGTGCCCAGAATGCATGTGTAAATAA
- the LOC126673546 gene encoding O-fucosyltransferase 8 isoform X1, whose amino-acid sequence MGKQGSPRSPRPNKSFGAKDYPKRSSESLPSSDLSIGRRFSGGESTWKTKVVLLDGFKNDYGKFSSKGVYFSKRHIWFRKHARSIAFMFALFGFLFLLDSFMVSVFDSIYVQNGSIKDERTDFSNEEKAPVQMYSRLLNLASSALAEKELKNEKPNYWEEPNQKASVWKPCADQKILRKSEKPDKSNGYIMVSANGGLNQQRVAICNAVALASLLNATLVLPRFLYSNVWKDPSQFGDIYQEEHFMQIMKDDIDVVKELPSHLKTLDFEAIGSLITDADIEKEAKPVDYLEKVLPVLLRNGVVHLLGFGNRLGFDPVPSNLQTLRCKCNFHALKFVPKIQQVGSLLITRIRKYDSAHSMLDKQLLGDFMRDNSSNMNDQIKEPSKYLALHLRFEVDMIAYSLCEFGGGEDEKRELKAYRESHFPLLIERLKNSKPISTSELRKLGRCPLTPEEAALVLAGLGFKRGTYIYLAGSQMYGGKSRMYPLTSLYPNLVTKETLLTASELAPFRNFSSQMAALDFIACATSDVFALTDSGSQLSSLVTGFRTYYGDGHAPTLRPNKRRLASILSNNSTISWNNFEDRVRKMIEEGQRVRVRSFGRSIYRQPRCPECMCK is encoded by the exons ATGGGGAAGCAAGGATCCCCGAGAAGTCCTCGTCCGAATAAATCATTTGGGGCTAAAGATTATCCGAAAAGAAGTTCCGAAAGTTTGCCAAGCAGTGATCTTTCCATTGGAAGGAGGTTTTCAGGAGGAGAAAGTACTTGGAAAACCAAAGTTGTATTACTTGATGGTTTTAAAAATGATTATGGAAAGTTTAGTTCTAAGGGAGTTTATTTTAGTAAAAGGCATATATGGTTTCGCAAGCATGCTAGATCAATTGCTTTTATGTTTGCACTATTTGGTTTTCTGTTCTTGCTTGATTCTTTCATGGTATCAGTTTTTGATTCTATATATGTTCAAAATGGTTCGATAAAGGACGAAAGGACCGACTTCAGTAACGAAGAAAAAGCACCGGTCCAGATGTATAGTCGACTCCTAAACTTGGCTTCTAGTGCTCTGGCAGAG AAAGAGCTCAAGAATGAGAAACCAAACTACTGGGAGGAACCAAACCAGAAGGCATCTGTTTGGAAACCCTGTGCAGATCAGAAGATTTTAAGAAAATCAG AAAAACCTGACAAAAGCAACGGTTATATAATGGTCAGCGCCAACGGGGGTCTCAATCAACAAAGAGTAGCT ATATGTAATGCTGTTGCTTTGGCATCCTTACTCAATGCAACTCTAGTTCTTCCCAGATTTCTCTACAGCAATGTATGGAAGGATCCTAG CCAATTTGGAGATATCTACCAAGAGGAGCACTTTATGCAGATCATGAAGGATGATATTGATGTAGTAAAGGAACTTCCTTCTCATCTGAAAACCTTAGATTTTGAAGCAATTGGTAGCCTC ATCACCGACGCTGATATTGAGAAGGAGGCAAAACCCGTTGATTACCTTGAGAAAGTGCTTCCTGTCCTATTGCGGAATGGAGTTGTTCATTTACTTGGATTTGGAAACCGTCTTGGCTTTGATCCAGTACCTTCTAACCTTCAA ACATTAAGGTGCAAATGTAACTTCCATGCATTAAAGTTTGTTCCGAAAATTCAACAAGTTGGATCACTGCTGATCACAAGAATACGGAAATATGATTCTGCACACAGCATGTTAGACAAACAATTACTCGGAGATTTTATGCGTGACAATTCGTCGAATATGAATGATCAAATAAAAGAGCCATCTAAATATCTTGCTTTGCACTTGAGATTTGAAGTAGACATGATTGCATATTCCTTATGCGAATTTGGAGGCGGAGAAGATGAGAAAAGAGAACTCAAAGCTTATAGAGAGAGCCATTTTCCGCTGCTCATTGAACGGTTGAAAAACTCAAA GCCTATCTCTACATCAGAGTTAAGAAAGTTAGGAAGATGTCCATTAACACCAGAAGAAGCTGCACTTGTTCTTGCTGGTCTCGGGTTTAAGCGTGGAACTTACATTTATCTCGCGGGGTCTCAAATGTATGGTGGAAAATCTAGAATGTATCCCTTGACCAGTCTCTACCCAAATTTGGTAACAAAAGAAACTCTCCTCACAGCCAGTGAACTTGCTCCTTTTAGGAATTTCTCTTCACAG ATGGCGGCTTTGGACTTTATTGCGTGTGCAACTTCTGATGTCTTTGCGTTGACTGATTCTGGGAGCCAACTATCATCCTTAGTGACTGGTTTTCGGACTTATTACGGCGATGGGCACGCCCCCACATTGCGGCCAAACAAGAGGAGGCTAGCATCAATTTTGTCAAATAATAGCACCATATCTTGGAACAATTTTGAAGATAGGGTAAGGAAGATGATAGAGGAAGGTCAAAGGGTTCGTGTTCGGAGTTTTGGTCGAAGCATTTATCGGCAACCAAGGTGCCCAGAATGCATGTGTAAATAA
- the LOC126673546 gene encoding O-fucosyltransferase 8 isoform X2 gives MVALVRAAMASVLVISCGAILLWLHLKKPFFWEFSSFQPPNEDERTDFSNEEKAPVQMYSRLLNLASSALAEKELKNEKPNYWEEPNQKASVWKPCADQKILRKSEKPDKSNGYIMVSANGGLNQQRVAICNAVALASLLNATLVLPRFLYSNVWKDPSQFGDIYQEEHFMQIMKDDIDVVKELPSHLKTLDFEAIGSLITDADIEKEAKPVDYLEKVLPVLLRNGVVHLLGFGNRLGFDPVPSNLQTLRCKCNFHALKFVPKIQQVGSLLITRIRKYDSAHSMLDKQLLGDFMRDNSSNMNDQIKEPSKYLALHLRFEVDMIAYSLCEFGGGEDEKRELKAYRESHFPLLIERLKNSKPISTSELRKLGRCPLTPEEAALVLAGLGFKRGTYIYLAGSQMYGGKSRMYPLTSLYPNLVTKETLLTASELAPFRNFSSQMAALDFIACATSDVFALTDSGSQLSSLVTGFRTYYGDGHAPTLRPNKRRLASILSNNSTISWNNFEDRVRKMIEEGQRVRVRSFGRSIYRQPRCPECMCK, from the exons ATGGTGGCACTGGTGAGAGCTGCCATGGCTTCGGTTCTTGTTATAAGTTGTGGTGCTATATTACTGTGGTTGCATTTGAAGAAACCATTTTTTTGGGAGTTTTCGTCCTTTCAACCTCCTAACGAG GACGAAAGGACCGACTTCAGTAACGAAGAAAAAGCACCGGTCCAGATGTATAGTCGACTCCTAAACTTGGCTTCTAGTGCTCTGGCAGAG AAAGAGCTCAAGAATGAGAAACCAAACTACTGGGAGGAACCAAACCAGAAGGCATCTGTTTGGAAACCCTGTGCAGATCAGAAGATTTTAAGAAAATCAG AAAAACCTGACAAAAGCAACGGTTATATAATGGTCAGCGCCAACGGGGGTCTCAATCAACAAAGAGTAGCT ATATGTAATGCTGTTGCTTTGGCATCCTTACTCAATGCAACTCTAGTTCTTCCCAGATTTCTCTACAGCAATGTATGGAAGGATCCTAG CCAATTTGGAGATATCTACCAAGAGGAGCACTTTATGCAGATCATGAAGGATGATATTGATGTAGTAAAGGAACTTCCTTCTCATCTGAAAACCTTAGATTTTGAAGCAATTGGTAGCCTC ATCACCGACGCTGATATTGAGAAGGAGGCAAAACCCGTTGATTACCTTGAGAAAGTGCTTCCTGTCCTATTGCGGAATGGAGTTGTTCATTTACTTGGATTTGGAAACCGTCTTGGCTTTGATCCAGTACCTTCTAACCTTCAA ACATTAAGGTGCAAATGTAACTTCCATGCATTAAAGTTTGTTCCGAAAATTCAACAAGTTGGATCACTGCTGATCACAAGAATACGGAAATATGATTCTGCACACAGCATGTTAGACAAACAATTACTCGGAGATTTTATGCGTGACAATTCGTCGAATATGAATGATCAAATAAAAGAGCCATCTAAATATCTTGCTTTGCACTTGAGATTTGAAGTAGACATGATTGCATATTCCTTATGCGAATTTGGAGGCGGAGAAGATGAGAAAAGAGAACTCAAAGCTTATAGAGAGAGCCATTTTCCGCTGCTCATTGAACGGTTGAAAAACTCAAA GCCTATCTCTACATCAGAGTTAAGAAAGTTAGGAAGATGTCCATTAACACCAGAAGAAGCTGCACTTGTTCTTGCTGGTCTCGGGTTTAAGCGTGGAACTTACATTTATCTCGCGGGGTCTCAAATGTATGGTGGAAAATCTAGAATGTATCCCTTGACCAGTCTCTACCCAAATTTGGTAACAAAAGAAACTCTCCTCACAGCCAGTGAACTTGCTCCTTTTAGGAATTTCTCTTCACAG ATGGCGGCTTTGGACTTTATTGCGTGTGCAACTTCTGATGTCTTTGCGTTGACTGATTCTGGGAGCCAACTATCATCCTTAGTGACTGGTTTTCGGACTTATTACGGCGATGGGCACGCCCCCACATTGCGGCCAAACAAGAGGAGGCTAGCATCAATTTTGTCAAATAATAGCACCATATCTTGGAACAATTTTGAAGATAGGGTAAGGAAGATGATAGAGGAAGGTCAAAGGGTTCGTGTTCGGAGTTTTGGTCGAAGCATTTATCGGCAACCAAGGTGCCCAGAATGCATGTGTAAATAA
- the LOC126671897 gene encoding shaggy-related protein kinase eta yields MADDKEMAARVVDANDPVTGHIISTTIGGKNGEPKQTISYMAERVVGTGSFGIVFQAKCLETGETVAIKKVLQDKRYKNRELQLMRVMDHPNVISLKHCFFSTTNNNELFLNLVMEYVPESMYRVLKHYSNAKQTMPLIYVKLYMYQIFRGLAYIHTVPGVCHRDLKPQNILVDPLTHQVKLCDFGSAKVLIKGEANISYICSRFYRAPELIFGATEYTTSIDIWSAGCVLAELLLGQPLFPGENAVDQLVEIIKVLGTPTREEIRCMNPNYTDFRFPQIKAHPWHKVFHKRMPPEAIDLASRLLQYSPSLRCTALEACAHPFFDELREPNARLPNGRSLPPLFNFKQDLNGASPELVNKLIPDHVKRQMGLNFLHLAGT; encoded by the exons ATGGCTGATGATAAG GAAATGGCGGCTCGGGTTGTTGACGCTAACGATCCGGTTACTGGTCACATCATTTCGACTACTATTGGAGGCAAAAATGGAGAACCTAAACAG ACAATCAGTTATATGGCAGAGCGGGTTGTGGGCACTGGGTCATTTGGTATAGTTTTTCAGGCAAAATGCTTGGAAACTGGGGAGACTGTGGCTATAAAGAAGGTTTTGCAAGACAAGAGATACAAGAACAGAGAGCTGCAGTTGATGCGCGTGATGGATCATCCTAATGTGATCTCGTTGAAGCATTGCTTCTTTTCGACGACAAATAACAATGAACTTTTTTTGAACCTGGTCATGGAATACGTTCCGGAGAGCATGTATCGAGTTTTGAAGCACTACAGCAATGCAAAGCAAACTATGCCACTAATTTATGTGAAACTTTACATGTACCAG ATTTTTAGGGGACTGGCTTATATCCACACTGTTCCTGGGGTTTGCCATCGAGATCTGAAGCCTCAAAACATTTTG GTTGATCCCCTTACACATCAAGTTAAGCTGTGCGATTTTGGAAGTGCAAAAGTGCTG ATCAAAGGTGAAGCCAACATATCATACATCTGTTCTCGGTTCTATCGAGCTCCAGAGCTTATATTTGGGGCTACAGAGTACACGACCTCTATTGATATATGGTCTGCTGGTTGTGTGCTTGCAGAGCTTCTTTTGGGCCAG CCACTATTTCCTGGAGAAAATGCAGTGGACCAGCTTGTAGAGATTATTAAG GTTCTTGGTACTCCAACGCGAGAGGAAATTCGCTGTATGAACCCAAATTATACTGATTTTAGGTTTCCACAGATTAAGGCGCATCCTTGGCACAAG GTTTTCCACAAAAGGATGCCTCCAGAGGCAATCGATCTTGCATCCCGACTGCTGCAATATTCACCAAGTCTACGTTGCACAGCA CTTGAGGCATGTGCACACCCTTTCTTCGATGAACTCCGAGAACCCAATGCTCGTCTACCAAATGGTCGATCTTTACCGCCACTCTTCAACTTCAAGCAGGAt TTAAACGGGGCATCTCCTGAGCTTGTTAACAAGCTTATCCCTGATCATGTGAAAAGGCAAATGGGACT